From Bacteroidota bacterium, the proteins below share one genomic window:
- the tuf gene encoding elongation factor Tu, which yields MATKEKFDRSKPHVNIGTIGHVDHGKTTLTAAITTVLAGKGLAQIRDFSSIDNAPEEKARGITINTSHVEYATEKRHYAHVDCPGHADYVKNMVTGAAQMDGAILVVAATDGPMPQTREHILLARQVGVPKVVVFLNKVDAVDDPEMVMLVREEVKDLLKFYGYDNDDKLIIEGSALGALNNDPKWTKSIMDLMDAVDNFIPIPVREIDKPFLMPVEDVFSITGRGTVATGRIETGKILVGDEVEILGMQEAKLKSTITGVEMFRKLLDSGEAGDNVGLLLRGVDKEQIWRGMVIAKPGSITPHTEFKAEIYVLKKEEGGRHTPFHNKYRPQFYLRTTDVTGEIDLPTGREMVMPGDNVTITVKLIVPVAMDKGLRFAIREGGRTVGAGQVIEIIK from the coding sequence ATGGCAACTAAAGAAAAATTCGATCGTTCCAAACCACACGTAAACATTGGAACCATAGGTCACGTAGACCATGGTAAAACCACTTTGACCGCAGCAATTACTACGGTTCTTGCCGGCAAAGGGTTGGCTCAGATAAGAGACTTCTCTTCGATCGACAACGCCCCTGAAGAAAAAGCAAGAGGTATTACTATTAATACTTCGCACGTTGAATATGCGACTGAGAAACGTCACTATGCTCACGTTGATTGTCCTGGTCACGCTGACTATGTAAAGAACATGGTTACAGGTGCTGCTCAGATGGACGGTGCTATATTGGTTGTTGCTGCAACTGACGGACCAATGCCTCAAACACGCGAACATATCCTTTTGGCACGCCAGGTTGGTGTACCTAAAGTTGTTGTGTTCCTCAATAAGGTTGACGCGGTTGATGATCCTGAAATGGTTATGCTCGTTAGAGAAGAAGTGAAAGACCTGCTTAAGTTTTATGGATACGATAACGATGATAAACTGATCATAGAAGGTTCTGCTCTTGGAGCATTGAATAATGATCCAAAGTGGACAAAAAGTATTATGGATCTTATGGATGCAGTTGATAATTTCATTCCGATTCCGGTACGTGAAATTGACAAACCTTTCCTTATGCCTGTGGAAGACGTTTTTTCGATCACTGGTCGTGGAACTGTTGCTACCGGGCGTATTGAAACAGGTAAGATCCTTGTAGGTGATGAAGTTGAGATCCTTGGTATGCAAGAAGCAAAATTGAAATCAACTATAACCGGTGTTGAGATGTTCCGTAAGTTATTAGATAGTGGTGAAGCGGGTGATAACGTTGGTTTGCTTCTTCGTGGTGTTGATAAAGAACAAATATGGAGAGGTATGGTAATTGCTAAGCCTGGTTCTATCACTCCTCACACTGAATTCAAAGCTGAGATTTATGTTTTAAAGAAAGAAGAAGGAGGTCGTCACACACCTTTCCATAATAAATATCGTCCTCAGTTCTATTTACGCACAACTGACGTGACTGGTGAAATCGATCTGCCAACAGGCCGTGAAATGGTTATGCCTGGCGATAACGTAACGATCACAGTTAAATTAATCGTTCCGGTTGCTATGGATAAAGGTCTGCGTTTTGCTATCCGTGAAGGTGGCAGAACAGTTGGTGCAGGACAGGTAATTGAGATCATAAAGTAA
- the rplL gene encoding 50S ribosomal protein L7/L12, whose translation MADVKAIADQLVSLTVKEVQELAKVLKDEHGIEPAAAVAVAGGGGGAAATEAKTSFDVILKSAGAQKLGVVKIVKELTGLGLKESKDLVDGAPKPIKEGVSKEDAENMRKQLADAGAEVEVK comes from the coding sequence ATGGCAGACGTAAAAGCGATAGCTGACCAATTAGTTAGCTTAACAGTAAAAGAAGTTCAGGAATTAGCGAAAGTGCTAAAAGATGAGCATGGTATTGAACCCGCAGCTGCAGTAGCAGTAGCAGGCGGCGGAGGTGGTGCAGCAGCAACAGAAGCTAAAACATCATTTGACGTAATTCTTAAAAGTGCCGGCGCTCAGAAACTTGGTGTTGTAAAGATCGTTAAAGAACTTACAGGACTTGGCTTGAAAGAGTCTAAAGACCTGGTAGACGGAGCTCCAAAACCTATCAAGGAAGGTGTTTCTAAAGAAGATGCTGAGAACATGAGAAAACAATTAGCTGACGCGGGAGCAGAAGTTGAAGTTAAGTAA
- the raiA gene encoding ribosome-associated translation inhibitor RaiA, with the protein MNIKIQSIHFDADTRLLEFVQEKVNKLGRYYDGIIGGEVFLKLDKSSTTENKVAEIKIQLRGNDLFVKKQCKTFEEAVDTSIVALTNQVKKYKEKVKGL; encoded by the coding sequence ATGAACATCAAGATCCAGTCAATCCATTTCGACGCCGATACCAGGCTCCTCGAATTTGTACAAGAAAAAGTAAATAAATTAGGTCGTTATTATGATGGAATTATTGGAGGGGAGGTATTCCTTAAACTTGATAAATCCAGCACTACAGAAAATAAGGTTGCAGAAATCAAGATCCAGCTACGCGGAAACGATCTTTTTGTAAAGAAACAGTGTAAAACCTTCGAAGAAGCGGTGGATACGAGTATTGTGGCCCTTACTAACCAGGTTAAAAAATACAAGGAAAAAGTGAAGGGCTTGTAG
- the secE gene encoding preprotein translocase subunit SecE, which translates to MSRIKTYFEETTSELLTKVSWPTWSELQGSAIVVMVASLIIALLIFAMDTVFNKLMEAFYQMF; encoded by the coding sequence ATGAGCAGGATCAAGACATATTTTGAAGAAACAACAAGCGAACTTTTAACAAAAGTTTCTTGGCCAACCTGGAGTGAATTGCAGGGAAGTGCTATTGTTGTTATGGTTGCTTCGTTGATCATCGCGTTGTTGATCTTTGCGATGGATACAGTTTTTAATAAGCTGATGGAAGCTTTCTATCAAATGTTTTAA
- the rplK gene encoding 50S ribosomal protein L11, with protein MAKEVSAFVKLQIKGGAANPAPPIGPALGAKGVNIMEFCKQFNGRTQDQAGKVLPVIITVYNDKSFDFIIKRPPVAAQIMDAIKIKGGSAESNRKKVGTINWDQIKKIAEDKMPDMNCFTVESAMSMIAGTARSMGVNVSGNKPF; from the coding sequence ATGGCAAAAGAAGTAAGTGCATTCGTAAAATTACAGATCAAAGGTGGTGCTGCGAATCCGGCTCCTCCGATCGGTCCGGCTCTTGGTGCTAAAGGTGTTAACATCATGGAGTTCTGTAAGCAGTTCAATGGAAGAACCCAGGACCAGGCGGGTAAAGTACTTCCTGTTATTATTACCGTATACAATGATAAATCATTTGATTTCATCATAAAACGTCCGCCTGTGGCAGCCCAGATCATGGATGCTATCAAGATCAAAGGAGGCTCTGCTGAATCGAACAGGAAAAAAGTGGGTACCATTAACTGGGACCAGATAAAAAAGATCGCTGAAGATAAAATGCCTGATATGAATTGTTTTACCGTTGAATCAGCTATGAGCATGATCGCAGGTACAGCGCGCAGTATGGGTGTAAATGTAAGCGGTAATAAACCGTTCTGA
- a CDS encoding 50S ribosomal protein L1: MAKLTKKRKAALAKFDQTKAYSITEAAKIVKEITNTKFDSTVDISIRLGVDPKKANQMVRGIVTLPHGTGKAVRVLALVTPDKEAEAKAAGADHVGLDEYIEKIKGGWTDVDVIVTMPSVMGKVGALGRVLGPRGLMPNPKTGTVTMEIGKAVTDAKGGKIDFKVDKQSHIHSAFAKTSFDSQKIADNANELLQAIIKLKPSSAKGAYLRSVFMSSTMSPSIQIDTKTLAGV; encoded by the coding sequence ATGGCAAAATTAACCAAGAAGAGAAAAGCGGCGCTGGCCAAGTTTGATCAGACAAAGGCCTACAGTATTACTGAAGCTGCTAAAATTGTAAAAGAGATCACAAACACAAAATTTGATTCTACAGTTGACATCAGTATCCGCCTAGGAGTTGATCCTAAAAAGGCAAACCAAATGGTACGTGGTATCGTTACGCTTCCGCACGGTACCGGTAAAGCAGTTCGTGTATTGGCATTAGTTACACCCGATAAAGAGGCTGAAGCTAAAGCTGCAGGAGCTGACCATGTTGGTCTTGACGAGTATATCGAAAAGATCAAGGGTGGATGGACAGATGTTGATGTAATCGTTACCATGCCGAGTGTAATGGGTAAAGTGGGTGCGTTGGGCCGTGTATTAGGTCCACGTGGTTTAATGCCTAACCCTAAAACAGGTACAGTTACCATGGAGATCGGTAAAGCTGTGACTGACGCTAAAGGCGGTAAGATTGATTTCAAAGTTGATAAGCAAAGCCATATTCATTCGGCTTTCGCTAAAACATCTTTCGATAGTCAGAAAATTGCAGATAATGCCAATGAATTGTTACAGGCAATTATCAAATTAAAACCTTCGTCAGCGAAAGGCGCTTATTTGAGGAGTGTGTTCATGTCAAGCACCATGAGCCCAAGCATCCAGATAGATACTAAAACGCTGGCCGGAGTATAA
- a CDS encoding 50S ribosomal protein L10, which translates to MNKEEKTKAIEELFGQLAATTHFYLTDISTLSSEKTSKLRRLFFKQNVTMQVVKNSLLKKAIEKSTGRDYKDLMGAPLKGSTAVLFSESGSAPAKILKEFRKTSDRPLLKAAYVESAIYLGDAQIDILAAIKSKNELIGDIIGLLQSPARNVISALTNPARKMEGGTDAAAGNAEAAPAA; encoded by the coding sequence ATGAACAAAGAAGAAAAAACAAAGGCGATAGAAGAGTTGTTCGGTCAATTGGCCGCCACAACGCATTTCTATCTGACCGACATATCAACCTTAAGCTCCGAGAAGACCAGTAAGTTAAGAAGGCTGTTTTTTAAGCAGAACGTCACGATGCAGGTCGTGAAAAATTCATTGCTTAAAAAAGCAATTGAAAAAAGTACCGGTCGTGATTACAAAGATCTGATGGGCGCTCCGTTGAAAGGTTCTACTGCGGTATTATTCAGTGAATCCGGAAGCGCACCTGCCAAGATCCTTAAGGAATTCCGTAAAACAAGCGACCGACCTTTATTAAAGGCGGCCTATGTTGAATCGGCAATTTATTTAGGGGATGCCCAGATCGATATTCTTGCCGCTATTAAGAGCAAGAATGAATTGATCGGAGATATCATCGGCTTATTGCAATCTCCTGCCCGAAATGTTATTTCGGCGCTTACAAACCCGGCCAGGAAAATGGAAGGTGGTACCGATGCAGCAGCAGGTAATGCTGAAGCAGCACCGGCAGCTTAA
- the rpoB gene encoding DNA-directed RNA polymerase subunit beta, translating to MAQNKKNQRINFSKSKNQVEYPDFLDIQLQSFKDFFQLETTSENRKDEGLFKVFSENFPISDARNNFVLEFLDYFVDPPRYSIDECIERGLTHSVPLKAKLKLYCTDAEHEDFETVVQDVYLGTIPYMTPKGTFVINGAERVVVSQLHRSPGVFFGQSRHANGTKLYSARIIPFKGSWIEFATDINSVMYAYIDRKKKLPVTTLLRAIGFESDKQILEIFGLADELKVSKAALLKVVGRKLAARVLKTWVEDFVDEDTGEVVSIERNEVLIDRETVLEESHIDMIVDANVKAVILHKEDVNSADYAIIYNTLQKDTSNSEKEAVEHIYRQLRNAEPPDEETARGIIDKLFFSDKRYDLGEVGRYRINKKLGTNIDPEKKVLTKEDIIAIIKYLIELINAKADVDDIDHLSNRRVRTVGEQLYSQFGVGLARMARTIRERMNVRDNEVFTPIDLINAKTLSSVINSFFGTNQLSQFMDQTNPLAEITHKRRLSALGPGGLSRERAGFEVRDVHYTHYGRLCTIETPEGPNIGLISSLCVYAKINKLGFIETPYRRVAKGKVDLNNLVYLTAEEEDQKTIAQSKTVTDEKGNFTEAKVVARYEGDYPVVEPEKIELMDIAPNQISSIAASLIPFLEHDDANRALMGSNMQRQAVPLLRPEAPIVGTGLEGLVARDSRVLINAEGNGVVEYVDANEIVIRYNRSDAEKLVSFDDDVKRYNLIKFRKTNQNTCINLKPIVKKGEKVTFGQVLCEGYATQNGEIALGRNLKVAFMPWKGYNFEDAIVINEKIVQDDVFTSLHIDEYVLEVRDTKRGLEELTADIPNVSEEATKDLDENGLIRVGAEVKEGDILIGKITPKGETDPSPEEKLLRAIFGDKAGDVKDASLKVPPSIRGVVTDKKLFSRIIKDKKTKADEKTILEKIDKEYNHANAELKDKLVQKLSSIVNGKTSQGVTNTLKEDLISKGTKFTQKALEKIDYVTINPTHWTTDKDTNKQIERLLHNYSIKYNDLLGAFKRRKFNLTVGDELPAGIVQLAKVYIAKKRKLKVGDKMAGRHGNKGIVARIVRAEDMPFLADGTPVDIVLNPLGVPSRMNLGQIYETVLGWAGQKLDMKFSTPIFDGATLDEINKYTDEAGLPRYGKTYLHDGGTGERFDQPATVGIIYMLKLGHMVDDKMHARSIGPYSLITQQPLGGKAQFGGQRFGEMEVWALEAFGAANILQEILTIKSDDVVGRAKAYEAIVKGEPMPTPGIPESFNVLLHELRGLGLNITMD from the coding sequence TTGGCTCAGAACAAAAAAAATCAGAGAATAAATTTCTCCAAAAGTAAAAATCAGGTTGAGTATCCTGATTTCCTTGATATACAATTGCAGTCGTTCAAGGACTTCTTTCAGTTAGAAACTACCAGCGAAAACCGTAAGGACGAAGGGTTGTTTAAGGTATTCAGTGAGAATTTTCCTATTTCCGATGCCCGTAACAATTTCGTACTTGAGTTTTTGGACTACTTCGTAGATCCTCCGCGTTACTCAATCGATGAGTGTATCGAACGCGGATTGACTCACAGCGTTCCGCTTAAAGCGAAACTTAAGCTGTATTGTACAGATGCCGAACACGAGGATTTTGAAACTGTTGTTCAGGATGTATATCTGGGAACAATTCCATATATGACCCCAAAAGGTACGTTCGTTATCAATGGTGCTGAACGGGTTGTTGTATCCCAATTACATCGTTCACCAGGTGTTTTCTTTGGTCAAAGCCGTCACGCTAACGGAACCAAACTGTATTCTGCGCGTATCATACCTTTTAAAGGATCGTGGATAGAGTTTGCTACAGATATCAACAGTGTGATGTATGCTTACATCGATCGTAAGAAAAAATTACCAGTAACTACTCTTTTAAGAGCGATCGGGTTTGAAAGTGATAAACAGATCCTTGAAATATTTGGTCTTGCTGATGAATTAAAAGTAAGTAAGGCTGCCTTGTTAAAAGTTGTTGGACGTAAATTGGCAGCACGTGTTTTAAAGACATGGGTGGAAGATTTCGTGGATGAAGATACCGGTGAAGTTGTATCTATTGAGCGTAACGAGGTGCTGATCGATCGTGAAACTGTTCTCGAAGAATCTCACATTGATATGATCGTTGATGCGAATGTTAAAGCGGTTATACTCCACAAGGAAGACGTTAACTCGGCTGATTACGCCATCATTTACAATACGCTCCAAAAAGACACATCTAATTCGGAAAAGGAAGCGGTTGAACACATTTACCGTCAGTTGCGTAATGCTGAACCACCCGATGAAGAAACAGCGCGTGGTATCATTGATAAATTATTCTTCTCCGATAAGCGTTACGATCTTGGAGAAGTTGGCCGTTATAGAATAAATAAAAAATTAGGTACGAATATCGACCCTGAGAAAAAAGTATTGACTAAGGAAGATATTATCGCCATCATTAAATACCTGATCGAGCTGATCAACGCGAAAGCGGATGTGGATGATATTGACCACTTGAGTAACAGGCGTGTGCGTACAGTTGGAGAACAATTGTATTCACAGTTTGGTGTAGGATTGGCACGTATGGCACGCACTATCCGTGAACGCATGAACGTTCGCGATAATGAGGTGTTCACGCCGATTGACCTGATCAACGCGAAGACATTATCTTCAGTTATCAATTCGTTCTTCGGAACAAACCAGCTCTCCCAGTTCATGGATCAAACCAATCCGCTGGCAGAGATCACACATAAAAGGAGGCTATCTGCCCTTGGCCCCGGAGGTCTGTCGCGCGAGCGTGCAGGCTTTGAGGTTCGTGACGTTCACTATACGCACTACGGTCGTTTGTGTACCATCGAAACACCTGAAGGTCCGAATATCGGTTTGATTTCTTCGTTGTGTGTATACGCTAAGATCAATAAATTGGGCTTCATCGAAACACCTTATCGCAGAGTGGCGAAAGGAAAAGTTGACCTGAACAACCTGGTTTATTTAACCGCTGAAGAAGAAGATCAGAAAACGATCGCTCAATCTAAAACAGTAACTGACGAGAAAGGAAACTTTACTGAAGCTAAGGTTGTTGCCCGTTACGAAGGCGACTATCCTGTTGTAGAGCCTGAAAAGATCGAGTTGATGGACATTGCTCCAAACCAGATTTCTTCGATTGCGGCATCATTAATTCCATTTCTTGAGCATGACGATGCTAACCGTGCCCTGATGGGTTCGAACATGCAACGCCAGGCTGTACCATTGTTGAGGCCTGAAGCCCCGATCGTGGGAACAGGTCTTGAAGGCCTTGTTGCACGTGATTCACGTGTGCTTATCAATGCCGAAGGCAATGGTGTTGTTGAGTATGTGGATGCCAATGAAATTGTGATCCGTTACAACAGAAGCGACGCTGAAAAACTAGTAAGCTTTGACGATGATGTAAAACGTTATAACCTTATCAAATTCCGTAAAACCAATCAGAACACATGTATCAACCTTAAGCCAATTGTAAAAAAGGGCGAGAAGGTAACTTTCGGACAGGTGCTTTGTGAAGGTTATGCAACACAAAATGGTGAGATAGCGCTTGGGCGTAATTTAAAAGTTGCGTTCATGCCCTGGAAAGGTTACAACTTTGAGGATGCCATTGTTATCAATGAGAAAATTGTGCAGGATGACGTATTTACATCGTTACATATTGATGAATATGTACTTGAAGTACGTGATACAAAACGCGGCCTGGAAGAACTTACTGCGGATATCCCGAATGTAAGTGAAGAAGCTACCAAGGATCTTGATGAGAACGGATTGATCCGTGTTGGTGCTGAAGTAAAAGAAGGTGACATATTGATCGGTAAGATCACTCCAAAGGGTGAAACTGATCCGTCGCCTGAAGAAAAACTTTTACGTGCTATTTTCGGTGATAAGGCAGGTGATGTAAAAGATGCATCTTTGAAAGTTCCGCCATCTATTCGCGGTGTTGTTACAGACAAGAAATTATTCTCCCGTATCATCAAAGACAAGAAAACAAAGGCGGATGAGAAGACAATCCTTGAAAAGATAGATAAAGAGTATAATCATGCGAATGCCGAGTTGAAGGATAAACTGGTTCAGAAGCTGAGTTCAATTGTAAATGGTAAAACCTCGCAGGGTGTTACCAATACATTGAAGGAGGACCTGATCTCTAAGGGAACCAAGTTTACTCAAAAAGCATTGGAGAAAATAGATTATGTTACAATTAATCCAACGCATTGGACTACCGATAAGGATACCAATAAGCAAATTGAGCGGTTGCTGCATAACTACAGCATTAAGTATAATGATCTGTTAGGCGCATTTAAACGCAGGAAGTTCAATCTGACTGTTGGTGATGAATTACCTGCAGGTATCGTACAATTAGCTAAAGTTTATATTGCCAAAAAGCGTAAACTGAAAGTTGGTGATAAAATGGCGGGCCGTCACGGTAACAAAGGTATTGTTGCACGTATTGTTCGTGCAGAGGATATGCCATTCCTTGCAGATGGAACTCCTGTTGACATTGTGTTGAATCCGCTTGGTGTACCATCGCGTATGAATCTTGGACAGATCTATGAAACTGTTCTTGGATGGGCCGGACAGAAATTGGATATGAAATTTTCAACACCAATTTTTGACGGAGCTACATTGGATGAGATTAATAAGTATACAGATGAAGCAGGTCTCCCGCGTTATGGTAAAACTTATCTGCATGATGGCGGAACCGGTGAGCGTTTCGATCAACCTGCAACTGTAGGTATTATCTACATGCTTAAATTAGGTCACATGGTGGATGATAAAATGCACGCGCGTTCTATCGGTCCGTATTCACTTATTACGCAGCAACCATTGGGTGGTAAAGCCCAGTTTGGTGGTCAGCGTTTTGGTGAGATGGAAGTTTGGGCCCTTGAAGCGTTTGGCGCTGCCAACATTCTGCAGGAGATACTTACGATCAAATCCGATGACGTTGTGGGTAGGGCAAAAGCTTACGAAGCAATTGTTAAAGGCGAGCCGATGCCCACACCGGGTATTCCTGAGTCATTCAATGTATTATTACATGAGTTACGCGGCTTAGGTCTGAACATCACTATGGATTAA
- the nusG gene encoding transcription termination/antitermination factor NusG, whose translation MSQNVQVKEGSSVKKWYVVRAISGKEKKVKEYIENEINRLGLKDFVSQVLIPTEKVYQIRAGKKVSKERSFFPGYVLIEAALVGEVPHILKNISGVIGFLGDKAGNATPLRLSEVNRILGKVDELAESEAQITNPFVVGEAVKVINGPFNSFTGTIEEINEEKKTLKVMVKIFGRNTPLELGFLEVERA comes from the coding sequence ATGAGCCAGAATGTACAAGTAAAAGAAGGTAGCTCTGTGAAGAAATGGTATGTTGTCCGCGCTATCAGCGGCAAAGAGAAGAAGGTGAAGGAGTATATCGAGAATGAAATAAATCGTCTTGGCTTAAAAGATTTTGTTTCGCAGGTTTTGATACCAACCGAAAAGGTTTATCAGATCCGTGCCGGAAAAAAAGTGAGTAAAGAGAGAAGTTTTTTTCCCGGTTACGTGCTTATTGAAGCAGCGTTAGTAGGAGAAGTGCCGCATATTTTGAAAAACATATCAGGTGTGATAGGCTTTTTAGGTGATAAAGCCGGTAACGCTACACCACTTCGTTTATCTGAAGTGAATCGTATTTTAGGTAAGGTAGATGAATTGGCTGAAAGTGAAGCACAGATCACTAACCCGTTTGTTGTTGGAGAAGCTGTTAAAGTAATTAACGGTCCGTTCAACAGCTTTACAGGAACTATTGAAGAAATTAATGAAGAAAAGAAAACCCTTAAAGTAATGGTAAAAATATTCGGACGTAACACTCCGCTTGAACTGGGTTTCCTTGAAGTTGAAAGAGCATAA